The Opitutaceae bacterium genome includes a window with the following:
- a CDS encoding FmdB family transcriptional regulator — MPIYEYYCPDNHTVYQFYAKSLAQGRTVPKCPENPAFRMVRMLSSFAVVSGGAKGEADSSPAAGGQADADDPRMEGAMAAMEREFANVDENDPKAMGRMMRRMAELTGEKLDGEMEEVVRKLEEGTDPEALDEQFGGEEPCGDECGCAPEEPTRAEGAEKPRRAKRLVAPRKDPKLYDYE, encoded by the coding sequence ATGCCGATTTACGAGTACTACTGTCCGGATAACCACACGGTCTACCAGTTCTATGCGAAATCGCTGGCGCAAGGGCGCACGGTTCCGAAGTGCCCGGAGAACCCGGCATTTCGCATGGTACGTATGCTCTCGTCATTTGCCGTTGTCAGTGGCGGGGCCAAGGGCGAAGCGGATAGCTCTCCAGCCGCAGGTGGGCAAGCCGACGCTGACGATCCGCGTATGGAGGGTGCGATGGCGGCGATGGAGCGGGAGTTCGCGAATGTGGATGAGAACGATCCCAAGGCCATGGGTCGAATGATGCGCCGCATGGCGGAACTGACCGGGGAGAAATTGGACGGTGAAATGGAGGAAGTCGTACGAAAGCTTGAGGAAGGCACTGACCCGGAAGCCCTGGACGAACAATTCGGTGGGGAGGAGCCGTGCGGCGACGAGTGCGGATGTGCACCTGAAGAGCCGACACGTGCGGAGGGTGCAGAAAAGCCTCGCCGTGCGAAACGATTGGTCGCCCCCCGCAAGGATCCCAAGCTTTACGACTACGAGTGA
- a CDS encoding GTP cyclohydrolase: MKNVVPFTPEQPGDSLKSLIAQVQHLPGSAVHPESLDDRPSYGQTLYIAACTLDMRMGTFRAHIFQDLVDKHYIIALAHGDICGADMLFTRLHSSCVTSETLLGCDCDCVQQLEGALDEIARRGRGILFYSMQEGRGVGYMSKARDRMLVQAAQDNLSTFEAYAAMGLKKDHRNYDNISQICYLLGIKASFTVLTNNPEKVEAMRAQGLRIAATLPLEYEPSPFNVAYLASKATGGHRLQRPAATKVKRALPPAKVIPFKPHALPAARRFIYSASYYLPLNPVNNEVVLSSEQFKALFQQQGSDQYTGGDHPLVTGYHIIRGNRYSVTIDQDRLRAHVLANPTDPIVSLLRTPYWFQVHVYYDIVTSQEFVVLTYGTPQPNDVPVVRVHSESLFSRFPLRSASNRDKMRHAVRHIVGYGVGALVLLYNDGRGAGFGAYATDCMMTERGQAQSSDDAYRQLGVDYDSRDYEAAMVLLKHHVPNERIQMVMNSAASLVRKTEVTEALHAHRIEVEKWIFLEDTSA, translated from the coding sequence ATGAAAAACGTCGTGCCGTTCACGCCGGAACAACCCGGCGACTCCCTCAAATCCCTGATCGCGCAGGTGCAGCACCTGCCGGGGAGTGCCGTGCACCCGGAATCCCTCGATGACCGGCCGTCCTACGGTCAGACGTTGTACATTGCCGCCTGCACGCTCGACATGCGCATGGGCACATTCCGGGCGCACATCTTTCAGGACCTCGTCGACAAGCACTACATCATCGCACTCGCGCATGGGGATATCTGCGGGGCCGACATGCTTTTCACACGCCTGCACTCCTCTTGCGTCACGAGCGAGACCCTCCTGGGCTGCGACTGCGACTGCGTGCAACAACTCGAAGGCGCACTCGACGAAATCGCCCGGCGCGGGCGTGGCATCCTGTTCTACTCCATGCAGGAAGGCCGGGGCGTCGGATACATGTCAAAGGCCCGCGACCGGATGCTGGTGCAGGCGGCGCAGGACAACCTTTCCACCTTCGAAGCCTACGCCGCGATGGGGCTCAAGAAAGACCATCGGAATTACGACAACATCTCCCAGATCTGCTACCTGCTCGGAATCAAGGCGTCCTTCACCGTGCTGACCAACAACCCGGAAAAGGTGGAGGCAATGCGCGCCCAGGGCCTTCGCATTGCAGCGACCCTTCCGCTCGAGTACGAACCTTCTCCGTTCAATGTCGCCTACCTCGCCTCCAAGGCCACAGGCGGGCATCGCCTGCAAAGGCCGGCAGCCACGAAAGTGAAGCGCGCCCTCCCGCCGGCGAAGGTCATCCCCTTCAAGCCGCACGCCCTGCCCGCCGCACGACGGTTCATTTACTCCGCCAGCTACTACCTGCCCCTGAACCCCGTGAACAACGAGGTGGTGCTCTCGTCGGAGCAATTCAAGGCGCTCTTCCAACAACAAGGGTCCGACCAGTACACAGGCGGAGACCACCCGCTCGTCACCGGCTACCACATCATTCGCGGCAACCGTTACTCAGTGACGATCGACCAAGACCGCCTGCGCGCGCACGTCTTGGCCAACCCGACAGACCCCATCGTCAGCCTGTTGAGGACACCGTATTGGTTCCAAGTGCACGTGTACTACGACATCGTCACCAGCCAGGAATTCGTGGTCCTCACCTACGGCACGCCACAACCGAACGACGTGCCAGTCGTACGCGTCCACAGCGAATCCCTCTTCAGCCGCTTCCCCCTGCGGTCCGCTTCGAACCGCGATAAGATGCGCCATGCGGTAAGGCACATTGTTGGCTACGGGGTGGGCGCCCTTGTCCTGCTCTACAACGACGGCCGTGGAGCGGGCTTCGGAGCCTACGCCACCGACTGCATGATGACGGAGCGCGGCCAGGCCCAATCCTCGGATGACGCGTACCGCCAGCTCGGCGTCGACTACGATAGCCGCGACTACGAGGCTGCGATGGTGCTTCTCAAACACCACGTGCCCAACGAGCGCATCCAGATGGTCATGAACTCAGCCGCCAGCCTCGTGCGAAAGACGGAAGTCACCGAAGCCCTCCACGCACACCGCATCGAGGTGGAAAAATGGATCTTCCTCGAGGACACGTCTGCCTAG
- a CDS encoding low molecular weight protein arginine phosphatase — MGQPGYILTVCTGNTCRSPMAGALLQHALRGQPEPLKSLKVLSAGVAARPGDRASSHGVTALKKVGIPLENHSSQSLSAELLEGALLVLCMTESHRSMIQMRYDPPPKHLYLFREFMPLPADPEIGDPYGGDLEDYEACRDEMVEAIPSLLTFLRKLVTA, encoded by the coding sequence ATGGGACAGCCTGGCTACATCCTCACCGTCTGCACAGGTAATACCTGCCGCAGCCCGATGGCCGGCGCCCTCCTTCAACACGCCCTGAGAGGGCAGCCGGAACCGCTGAAATCGCTGAAAGTCCTGTCAGCCGGTGTTGCCGCGCGTCCGGGTGACCGCGCCTCCTCACATGGAGTCACCGCCTTGAAGAAGGTCGGCATCCCCTTGGAGAACCACTCATCGCAATCCCTTTCCGCCGAGTTGCTGGAAGGGGCCCTCCTGGTGCTCTGTATGACGGAATCACACCGGTCGATGATTCAAATGCGCTACGACCCTCCCCCCAAGCATTTGTACCTCTTCCGCGAATTCATGCCCCTTCCGGCGGACCCTGAGATAGGCGACCCCTACGGAGGTGACTTGGAGGACTACGAAGCCTGCAGGGACGAAATGGTCGAGGCCATCCCCTCACTGCTCACCTTTCTCCGCAAGCTCGTCACCGCCTAG